Sequence from the Oncorhynchus kisutch isolate 150728-3 linkage group LG12, Okis_V2, whole genome shotgun sequence genome:
CTACCAGATCACCCAACAGAGGCTGCCCATCGCGGTGGACGGCACCCTGACCTACAGTCACCTGGGGGGCCGTAAGAGGAACGAGGTGGTCACCAAGAGTGTCAGGATCAAACAGATCCAGTTAGAGCAGGACAGTGGCAAGAGCCTCCACGATGACTACAGGAACCAGACCCTTATAGACCTCAACAGAGCAGGTAGGTGGAGTTTAGCTTCCCATCGGTGTACCTCAACAGAGCAGGTAGGTGGAGTTTAGCTTCCCATCGGTGTACCTCAACAGAGCAGGTAGGTGGAGTTTAGCTTCCCATCGGTGTACCTCAACAGAGCAGGTAGGTGGAGTTTAGCTTCCCATCGGTGTACCTCAACAGAGCAGGTAGGTGGAGTTTAGCTTCCCATCGGTGTACCTCAACAGAGCAGGTAGGTGGAGTTTAGCTTCCCATCGGTGTACCTCAACAGAGCAGGTAGGTGGAGTTTAGCTTCCCATCGGTGTACCTCAACAGAGCAGGTAGGTGGAGTTTAGCTTCCCATCGGTGTACctcaacagagcaggtagatggagTTTAGCTTCCCATCGGTGTACCTCAACAGAGCAGGTAGGTGGAGTTTAGCTTCCCATCGGTGTACTTCAACAGAGCAGGTAGGTGGAGTTTAGCTTCCCATCGGTGTACCTCAACAGAGCAGGTAGGTGGAGTTTAGCTTCCCATCGGTGTACctcaacagagcaggtagatggagTTTAGCTTCCCATCGGTGTACCTCAACAGAGCAGGTAGGTGGAGTTTAGCTTCCCATCGGTGTACCTCAACAGAGAAGGTAGGTGGAGTTTAGCTTCCCATCAGTGTACCTCAACAGAGCAGGTAGGTGGAGTTTAGCTTCCCATCGGTGTACCTCAACAGAGCAGGTACCATAGAGTTCAAACACTCATAGACTCCAAGAGGAGTCTACCACAGAGCTCCAACTAGTATATACAGATCTAGATAGGATTTGGCTAGTTAGTCCCTGTTCTATGTAGGCATATGGGGAGTGTatgtaacatctctctctccctccaggtgtgGGTCTGATGGAGCTGGTGATGGAGCCAGACATgagctgtggagaggaggcagcagcagCCGTCAGAGAGATGCAGCTCATACTGCAGGCTCTAGGGACCTGCCAAGGAAACATGGCTGGTGGGGAGGCCtgcattggacacacacacacacactcactaacacaccaGGGAAACATGGCTGGTGGGGAGGCCTgcattggacacacacactcactaacacaccaGGGAAACATGGCTGGTGGGGAGGCCTgcattggacacacacactcactaacacaccaGGGAAACATGGCTGGTGGGGAGGCCtgcattggacacacacacacactcactaacacaccaGGGAAACATGGCTGGTGGGGAGGCCtgcatttcacacacacacacacacactcactaacacaccaGGGAAACATGGTTGGTGGGGAGGCCtgcattggacacacacacacactcactaacacaccaGGGAAACATGGCTGGTGGGGAGGCCTGCattggacacacactcacactcactaacacaccaGGGAAACATGGCTGGTGGGGAGGCCTGCATTGGACACAGGGGCGccatattgggggggggggggggggggttaggacgATTGTAAGGGCCTGTGACTGACAGGCACCCTAAAAATATATTAGAACgttaggtaaaaaaaatatatacatattaaattATTAACCTATCATTATTAATATAATATTTTATTTACATTGTACTAATACAACTAACggtttctttttcttttcttgtTTTTGGCAAAAAGTAAACATCCAGTGAGCCTCTGTATTGACATCTGTCTCATACCTTCTCTCTTGCTATAGAGGGCCAGCTGTCTCATACCTTCTCTCTTGCTATAGAGGACCAGCTGTATCATACCTTCTCTCTTCCTACAGAGGGCCAGCTTTCTCATACCTTCTCTCTTCCTATAGAGTGCCAGCTGTCTCATACCTTCTCTCTTCCTATAGAGGACCAGCTGTATCATACCTTCTCTCTTCCTACAGAGGGCCAGCTTTCTCATACCTTCTCTCTTCCTATAGAGTGCCAGCTGTCTCATACCTTCTCTCTTCCTATAGAGGGCCATCTGTCTCATACCTTCTCTCTTCCTTTAGAGGGACAGCTGTCTCATACCTTCTCTCTTCCTATAGAGGGACAGCTGTCTCATACCTTCTCTCTTCCTATAGAGGGACATCTGTCTCATACCTTCTCTCTTCCTATAGAGGGCCAGCTGAGAGTGGATGCCAACGTGTCTGTCCACAGACCTGGGGATCCTTGGGGCATCAGGACTGAGGTTAAGAACATCAACAGTGCCCGCAACCTGGCCAGGGCCATAGGTGAGTGCTGCAGAGGGCTTTTCACAATACTGAGCCAAACCAGAGGCGAAGCGAGAAGCTCCACTCGCGTCAATCTGTCCACGCGAGAATGCAGCGATAAGTACACCAAGTGGGGattgtttttgtatggaggtctatGAGAGAGTGTCGGATCTGGTAAGAAAAAAAATGTGATAGAAAATTTGCTAAGTGAGGCTTGTTTGACCTAATAGAAGTTGCATAATGTTTAGGTTGTTACTGGTTGTActgatatacactacatggccaaaagcatgtggacacctgctcgtcgaacatctcacatgggcattaatatggagttggtccctccttttgctgccataacaggctccacccttctgggaaggctttcctctagatgttggaacattgctgcagggacttgcttccattcagccacaacagcatttgTGAGgttggcactgatgttgggtgattaggcctggctcacagtcggcgttccaattcataccaaaggtgttcgatgaggttgaggtcagggctctgtgcaagccattcaagttcttccacaccgatctcgacaaaccatttctgtatggacctcgctttgtgcacgggggaattgtcatgctgaaacaggaaagggccttccccaaactgttgccacaaagtggaagcacagaatcgtctagaactcgaagcgttaagatttcccttcactggaacagagGGGCCGagcacgaaccatgaaaaacatccccagaccattattcctccaacaaacttgacagttggcactatgcaatgGGGCAGgttgcgttctcctggcatccgccaaacggCTGCTCAGtctggaaactcatttcatgaagttcctgacgaaaagttattgtgctgaagtttccagaggcagtttggaacttggtagtgagtgttactaccgaggacagatgatttatACGCTCTACAGCACTcgccggtcccattctgtgagtttgtgtggcctaccactttgtggctgagccgttgttgctcctagacatttccacgtcacaataacagcacttacagttgaccggggcagctctagcagggcagaatattgacaaactgacttgttggaaaggtggcatcctatgacagtgccacgttgaaagtcactgagctcttcagtaaggccattctactgctaatgctTGCTTGAgtttgtgctcaattttatacacctgtcagcaactggtgtccACAAATTTTAAGTGGTTTTCCACATACTAATTTGGGTCTATTGTCTATTGTTCACACGTGTATCTGCCTGCCTTTCTGCCTTTGCGACAActactcccattgttagggcagagacaagaccatctcgtcattatatagactatattatagtgtctctggccaaactgagccgagccaaaccaagctgtactgagctGGCCTGGTTGAAGCCTtcaccatagttgctggaaccgTGCTGAAAAGGACCATGTGAATAGACAATATCTGAGCCAGAACAGTTTGGTTCAGGTTGGCACAATAGTGTGTGAAGGGTATATCCTCATTGGCATTGGTGGGGGTTTAGTGGAGGTACTGAAGTGAAGCGGTCACGACCCAGTGGGTCTGGAATGAGCTAGTTGGATGAACACTCAGGgaaatatagacacacacacacagaaagagagaaaaagagcgaaCAGCATGGAATCCTTTTCATGGGCTGTCATCTTTCTGAAACAGTCGTCTGACGGAGGGCTGTGTAATTATGCGTGCACTGCAAGTCAAACTGGGAGTCAAAGATTAGAGACACCAtgaggcacaaacacacacacacacataaaccggCCTTATCTGTCTTCGCCTGTGTAAATGTTCTCTCAGACAACTCAGTGAAGTAATTGCCAAAACTTCCTCTTGTCTCAACTTCATACGCCTTTCCATGATTTGTTCTTTCTGAGGTGTTTTATTCCTGAAGGCAGTCGTCACTCTCTCCGCCCACAGGAATCAGAGAAACAGGCTTTCTGTTGACAGGAACTGAAGATGGAAAGGCTTCTGAAGAGACATTTAGTGTACAGGGATAGTTAACATGGACTAGAAAGCACGAGGCCTTTCCTACCCACACAAACTCAGGACGATATAGAATACAACTTTATTGACCATTTGTTTCAGTGAACAACTGAGCACACAGTTTGCATGCCTAACTTAGGCTAAATTGGCTTTCTACAGAACAATAGATTTCCCATCAACACTAATTCCACTTCTACAGAGTTTCCcatcaaaaaaaaatattttctctcCAACATACTGGAGACGGTGGAGAGTCATAGGGGCCATTGAAATTCTTCACCAGGAGCAGCAGGCCATTAACAGTTCGTGTGATACGAAGTGACTTGGCCGCTTTCATTATTTATCCCAAGAGTAGACTTCCATTTTAGCTTAGTGCAGAGAAGTGATAAAGGGTTTTTAAAAGTCAAAACTCCAGATAGTCGTTTGTCACAGAGAACTAATGTAGCAGCAGTTAGGAGACTTCAGGCATGGCCATGTGTCATGGCAGATGTTGGGAGGATCTAACACCGTGCCAGTTGGCTGGATGCTTGTTTCTGATCAGgcctggtgtgtgcgtgtgtattcaTCAACAGACTATGAGATCCAGAGACAGATGTTTGTCCTGGAGAGCGGCGGCACAGTGCAGAACGAGACACGGTCGTTTGATGGCAAGACTGGGTAAGAGGCTTCTAGAACCAACCCTCGAACCAAGTCATGCCGACAAGTCCCATTATGTTACAGTGAGAGTGTTTCTGATAACATGTCAAAAATGTCTATTGACTAAGAATATGATGTTTCGCAGGATACGGTACAATGTACACAGGATGCGTCTCTTTAGGGTTTTAATAATTATTTGGGTcagataccaccccccccccccctccccataatcaacttgttatggctgcaatcccgttaacgggataattgtcatcaacaaccgctgaattgcaatGCCCCACATTCAATGAATAtcacaaaaaatatttatattcatgagatcacaagtgcaatataggaaaacacagcttagacttttgttaatccacctgtcatgtcagattttgaaaatatgctttacagcgaaagcaatccaagcgtttgtaagtttatcgatcgctcgacaaaacattatgtacacttagcatcaagtagtttggtcacgaaaatcagaaaagcaatcaaatgaatcgtttacctttgatgatcttcggatgttttcactcacgagactcccagttacacaataaatgttccttttgttccataaagattattttttatatccaaaatacctctgtttgtttggcgcgttatgttcagaaatccacaggaaagagcggtcacgacaacgcagacaaattccaaatagtttccgtaatgtccacagatacatgtcaaatgttttttataatcaatcctcaggttgtttttaaaatatataatcgatattatatcaaccgcaaatgtctttatcaataggagagggaaaggcaatggcagcccaaactctgttgcgcgagcaaaactcatgcaaccacctgacgcgatgttatctttctggctcattttttcaaaataaaagcctgaaactatgtctgaagactgttgacaccttgaggaagcgataggaaaaggaatctggttgatatccctttaaatggagcaaagggaggctatggaacatggagttttcaaaatagaagccacttcctggtttgattttcctcagggtttcgcctgcaatatcagttctgttatactcacatacaatattttgacagttttggaaactttagagtgttttctatccaatactaataataatatgcatatattagcaactgagactgaggagctggccgtttacaatgggcaccttttcatccaagctactcaatactgccccctgcagccataagaagttaaacacTGTATTGCCATCTCCAGTGTGATATTTGATCTCAAGACATTCTCTCTTCTGAGGTTTAATTTGAAAACGTTTTAGTAACTAAGGATGATGAATGAGGCCACTTGGagtcagtcagtgtctggtgttgTGGATCAGCTTGCTAGCGAGGGTTGTAAAGCCCATGAAATGAGCTGCTCTTCACACAGCTGGGGCCTGCCTCTAATGCGCAAGTTAGCATGTttcgtcatgaatcttgttctggaggcagctctgcagagcagttaatagctggcacagccacaaagtcatcaaatctgattttaaacctaaccttaaccacactgctaatatCCTGatgcctaacactaaccttaaattaagaacaaaaagcccattttgactttgcagctggcctatctaaggggaaatcgcgcagttctgcctccaggacaagactcatgacaataaacatcaacctgccTATAACACcatcgtgtgcgtgtgtgtgtgcgcgctgggCCTGATGGAGTGTGTTTGACAGCAAAGGCCCACAGCTCTGTCATGGTCCAGAAATACACAGAATGACTCGGGGCCCCTCACCTCACACCTGTGGCCCTCGCCCATAGTTACAGCCTCTTCAACATGAACAATTTGCCGTAGTAACTGTTGTAACGAGCGAAACACTATTGTTATACAGTACCTCAAAGCCATAACATGTGTCCCTCTGTTTTACAGTCACACCATTCCAATGAGAGACAAGGAGGGCCTTCAGGACTACAGGTGAGTACAACTCATATTCACTTCAGTATGTTCTAGCAGCACAGCCTCCAGCATGGTGTGTGGTATGATACGATCACCGCTGTAGGGCCTgcatggagagaagagggggagcgagacaggatggagaggagagaggtcatCGTCAcacaagtgtatgtgtgtgtgacgcaGCCAcacaagtgtatgtgtgtgtgtgtgtagaggagacaGCCCTTTGTCTGACCGTGTGACACACAGGCCTACTACCGTTGTGTTGTGATTGTGTCGTCTAAGAGGCCTGCAGAGATACAGCCAGCACTCCGCTCTTATCTTTCTCTACTGCTGATAACAgctccctctccatcttctcttATCTCACTcctgcctctctttctcgctccctctctcctctgttgtctTTAACTGTGCTCGCTCTGGGTGCTCCCTCTGTCACACATGcactcccacctctcctctctcttctctctcccctcgctctctctactctcttctctctcccacctttTCTTTCTCCTTtcgctctccatctttctccccccccccctccaggttcATGCCGGAGCCCAACCTGCCTCCTCTGATGGTGTACGAGGCGTGCTCTACAGCCCCCCCTGGTGTTGCCCCCAGCCAGGTGGTGGTtctggaggaggtgagggagaggcTGCCGGAGCTGCCCAGCGTCAGGAGGCAGAGGCTGGTGGAGACATACGGCATCCTCCCCGAACACAGCTTCACCCTGGTGGTGAGTGActactacagtatgtaggtgTGTCTGTTTACGTCCAACTGAGCAAGTTAATTATAGTTGATGGTAGGTAGgtttctcactccatctctctggcTTTCatcttctgtctttctgtctgtctctctccctcccattttcTGGCACTCGtttctgctccccctctctcccccttcctttaTCTCTCCATtgtactctctccctcactgtctctcaatTTAATAACTACCCAAAGTAACCTATTCTTGCAAAGCCAGTTACCCTGTCTGTGCTTCTGCCTCTGTCCAGCAAGGCGCAGTAGATTgttgtatatacagtatcattGCGTGTGTTTCATTCGGCCTCCTGTTGTAGAATGAGGACGGGCTGATGGACTACTTTGAGGCCGTCGTCAGGGAGACCAAGGCTGGGCCGAGAAAGGTGATTGGCTGGGTGATGAACGAGCTGCAGGGCCTCCTCCATCAACAGAACCTGAGTGTCAGCCAGAGGTGAGACACTCAGTCGTCCTCATCCTCTGTGTCCTACTCTAGCCTCAGtcattctctttcttctctccacCTCATTCCTATCATTCTTCCTCTACATCCTTCATCTTGTTtcgccctcttctctctcccctcctcccgaACTCCTatcatgtgtctctcctccccttcctcctcctcctctgttcgaCTCTTTTCAGTCTTGCGTTGACTTCAAACCCCATGTTGAAGATCCTATCTCAGGATCCAACATCTTGGCTAGACGGAGGCCTGAAATCATTTCCATACTGGAAGCATCATTTATGTGCTTTTTCCCTGCGATGTTTCCTATCCATCTTCATGTTGATTCCTTCCGTTATTACTATGGCAGACAGTGAATGTGAATAGAGAATATATCTGGGTAATAAGCTGAGTGTTTTGAGTTGTTTTTCTATATGACTGTTTTTATCCTACACTCCAGACTGTTCTAAGACTGATCAAACAGAGTAAAGTATGATGTGTTTTGTTTTATGTCTTTGTCTGAGAACTAGTGGATGGGTGGGTGTTTGTGTGCCTTTTTGTCGTTTTGAAGAAAGTGAGAGTGGATGTTGACTATGTGTGGATTCGcgtgtttgttgtttgtttagccATATTTCCGTTCATAACTCAGTCagtgtgtatgtgactgtgtgtttctGGCTCAGTGTGTGTCTGACTCGGGGATTGGTGACAGCAGTGATGATCATGTGCCATGTAGGTGGCAATGGGctgtcacagagagagatggggccaAATAGCCTCTCATTATAAGCACAGTGACTCCGGGGTAGATAGACACCATCACACAGGAGAGGATAGACTGGGTCTAATGACATCTCCtgtgccttctctctctcatatctctctctctctcttccttctctcgctCGTTTGCTCTCTCTcatatctgcctctctctctctcacatatctgtgtctctctcatatGTGTCTCTCTCATATCTGTGTCTctcatatctgtctctctctcatatgtctctcgctcgctccctctctcagtccGATCTCTCCTCAAGCTCTAGCCCAGATACTGAATCTCCAGGAGAATGGACAAATCTCTTCTTCTATCGCCAAGCAGGTGAGAGATAACAAGATGGCATAACATCCTAAACATTTAATGCAAAGTCCATATGTGttactacactgagtgtacaaaatattaacaCTTTCCCTgacagactggccaggtgaatccaggtgaacgctttgatcccttattgaggtcacttgttaaatccacttcaatcagtatagatgaaggggaggagactggttaaagaaagatttttaagccttcagagggtgaaagggcaagacaatagatttaagtgcctttgaacagggtatggtagtagttgaCAGGCGCActtgtttgagtgtgtcaagaagtgcaaagctgctgggtttttcacactcaacccgtttcccatgtgtatcaagaatggtccaccggcctcctgggtggcgcagtggttaagggcgctgtactgcagcgccagctctGGGTTCGCGGCCCAGGCtctgccgcgaccgggaggtccatggggtgacgcacaattggcctagcgtcgtccgggttagggagggcttggtcggtagggatgtccttgtctcatcgcgcaccagcgactcctgtggcgggccgggcgcagtgcgcgctaaccaaggttgccaggtgcacggtgtttcctccgacacattggtgcggctggcttccgggttggatgcgtgctgtgtaaagatgcagtgcggctaggttgggttgtgtatcggaggacgcatgactttcaaccttcgtctctcccgagcccgtacgggagttgtagcgatgagacaagatagtagctactacaacaattggacaccacgaaattggggagaaaaaggggtaaaaatccccccccccccaaaaaaaagaatggtccaccacccaaaagacatccagccaacttggcacaactgtgggaagcgttggagtcaacatgggccagcatccctgtggaacgctttcaacaccttgtagtgtccatgccctgatgatttgtagctgttctgagggcaaaagggggtgcaactcaatattaggaaggtgtccttaatgttttgtaccctcagCGTATATTATCATTTTTAATTGAGGTTTAACCTGAGTGTTTCATTGCTCCATACAGGTGTTCCAGGAGCTGTGGAAGACCCCAGGTAAAACAGATCGTCAAGGAGATCGTCAAGGAGCAGGACCAGGGTATGGTCAACGACAGCACAGAGATCCACAGCATTTGCCAGAAGGTGGTGGACTCACACCCAGACCAGGTGCGGCCAACCTGGGCAAGAGCTGCCACaatgagggcaggtagtttgcccctggtgatgcgttgggcagaccacaccaccctctgaagagccctGCGGTTagaggcggtgcagttgccgtaccaggcggtgattcaGGCCGACagcaattgtgcatctgtaaacgtttgtgagggtcttaggggccaagccaaattacttcagcctcctgagattgaagaggcgctggtgcatcttcttcaccacactgtctgtgtgggtggaccatttcagattgtcagtgatgtgtaagccgaggaatttgaagcttttcaccttctccactaagTTTGTGTCTCCAGAAGTCCATGATTAGCTCCTTCATTGTTGtcattaggagagagagaggttatttttctggcaccactcctccagggccctcacctcctccctgtaggctgtctcgtcattgttggaaatcaggcctactactgttgtgttgtgatTGAGTTAGAGGTGTgctggccacgcagtcatgggtgaacagggagtacaggagggggctgagcacacacccttgtggggcccccgtgttgaggatcagcgaagtggaggtgttgcttCCTACCGTCACCACattgggggcagcccgtcaggaaatccaggacccagttgcacagggcggtgttCAGACCCAGGTCCCTGAGCTTAATGAGGAGCTTGGAGTGTACAGGGTCATTGACTTTTTACTAGTAGCCAGTCTTGATAGAATTCTGTTGATGATCAATAAACTAAATGCAAACGTAAGTATTTGTGACttatgctgctgttactgttcCTCCTACAGGTCCAAGCCATCCGCAGTGGGAACAAGAAGGTTCTGAACAAGCTCATGGGTCTGGTCCAGAAGGAGACGAAAGGCAGGGCTGACCCAGTCCTGGTACGGGCCATCCTGGAGCAGAAGACCTCCTGAGGACTAACTAACACTGTCTGTGGCCACCTTGACTGCCTCAACCTTGACATGCCTGGTGGAATATCAAACTGGTTCAAGAGGCAGAAAGCATGACATCATTATGGCTTCATCATAGTTAATGTCCTCTGGTCAAGAGGATTATTGTTGCTAAATCAACTGTCTCTCATGTTGTCTTCTGGCACCGTAACCGCCTTTAAGTTGTTGTATTGTAACTTTTATTTGTGTACATAAATATATTCTAATTCTCTTTGGAGTGTGCCCACTTATCCCCTCCCAAACACACACTTCATCTAAAACTGTCAAGGGAATGGCATACACATCCTCCATGATAATCACACTTTAAACAGAGCCATTCTGGAATCCCTTTGCAGTTTGGAACACT
This genomic interval carries:
- the LOC109878635 gene encoding LOW QUALITY PROTEIN: glutamyl-tRNA(Gln) amidotransferase subunit B, mitochondrial-like (The sequence of the model RefSeq protein was modified relative to this genomic sequence to represent the inferred CDS: deleted 1 base in 1 codon), coding for MAGSSAGMTALLCNMNKQIAIFYPTITYQRHNWCVIRRICMFVSRCQSQAQTKPKSAPRELVGVVGLEIHAQIHSNTKLFSGSRVGFQAPPNSLVSFFDASLPGTLPVLNRRCVEAAVMTGLALNCTINRKSLFDRKHYFYADLPAGYQITQQRLPIAVDGTLTYSHLGGRKRNEVVTKSVRIKQIQLEQDSGKSLHDDYRNQTLIDLNRAGVGLMELVMEPDMSCGEEAAAAVREMQLILQALGTCQGNMAEGQLRVDANVSVHRPGDPWGIRTEVKNINSARNLARAIDYEIQRQMFVLESGGTVQNETRSFDGKTGHTIPMRDKEGLQDYRFMPEPNLPPLMVYEACSTAPPGVAPSQVVVLEEVRERLPELPSVRRQRLVETYGILPEHSFTLVNEDGLMDYFEAVVRETKAGPRKVIGWVMNELQGLLHQQNLSVSQSPISPQALAQILNLQENGQISSSIAKQVFQELWKTPGKTIVKEIVKEQDQGMVNDSTEIHSICQKVVDSHPDQVQAIRSGNKKVLNKLMGLVQKETKGRADPVLVRAILEQKTS